GGCCGGGGACCTTTCCCGCTACGTCACGGGACAAAACATCATGGTGGACGGCGGCTGGACCGCCTGGTGAGGCTCGGGCTGAAGGCTATTCCGGCAACTGGGCCAGGACCTGGGGCAGGACGAGTTCGGGAGTGAGTTCGTTGAGGCACTCCATCGTGCCCTTGGGGCAGACGTCCTTGTTGCAGCGGGAGCAGTCCAGGGTCAGGGCCGCGAAGTTCTGGTCCGGGCCCGGGTAAGTCCAGGACGGCCCGTAGTTGGCCCCGATGAAGGTGAACGTGGGCGTGCCCACGGCCAGGGCCAGATGTCTGGGCGCGGAGCAGTTGCCCAGGTGGAGCACGGCGCGGGACTGGATCGCGGCCACCCGGTCCAGGGGCAGGATCTCCGGCAGGAGCAAACAGCGGTCCCGGCGGCCGCATGCGTCGTACACCTCGCGTACCTGTCCTTCCTCGCCCGGCCCGTGCAGGAGCAGGAAGCGCAGCTTCGGCCGCTTCTCGGCCAGCAATTCAAACAGCCGGGCATAGTGCCGCGCGGGCCAGCGCCGGGTCGCGGCCTTGTGCGTGGCGTCCACGGTCACCAGCTTCTCCCCGTCCCGCAGTCCCCGCTCGCGCAGCCAGGCGTCGGCCCAGGCGCGTTTCTCCTCCGGCACGTGCACATAGGGACGCTCACCGTTCCATTCCAGCCCCAGGGGACTCAGGGCGCAGGCCTTGACCTTGGCGGCGTAGCCCCCGAAAATCGGCGCGGTGTGGGTGTACAGGAAGCTGTTGTACCACTTGGGAGTGTGGGCCAGACGGTAGCGGGCCCCGGAGAAGAAGGTCACGGCCTTGCAGCGCGGGAGTTGCTGGCCGTTGACCACCAGGTCGTAGCCCCGGCGGCGGATGCGCAGATAGAACGCCAGGGCGCCCCAGAACGAGAGGGACTTGTCCACCACCCAGAGCCGGGAGATGTCCGGGTTGTCCTTGAGCACGTCCGCGCACTTGGCTTCGGTGAAGAAGTCGATCTCCACCGCCGGGTAGCGGTCCTTGAGCATGCGGATGAGCGGGGTGGCCAGGATCACGTCGCCGATCTGGCGCTGCTGGCAGATGAGGGCCCGCCTGGGGGCGAAATCCTGGGGGATCGGCTTGGTCATGGCGATGTCGTCCTGGAAGGCTGGCTTGTATCCGCTTCCCCGCGCGTTGTCCACGGGAGGAGGGCGGCCGGGGCGCCGCCGGGTGCGCGGTCAGCGCGCCCAGTTCGGATTGTTCCGCAGGAACTTCGCCCCGATGCGGGCCACATACTCCCGCCTCGGGGAGCGCTGCCTGCAGATGTCCCAGTAAGCCTGCTGCAGGCGTGCATCCTCGGGGTCCTCTTCCCATGCGCCGTCCAGCCGCGCCTCCATCTCCCGCACCGCGTCCAGAAGCTCCTCCGGCGAATTGTCCACGATCTCCACGCCGAACTTTCTGATCCGGTAGGCGTCGTATGAATCCCCGACCCCGGAATCGAGTATTTCGGAGAGGGTGAGGAAACGTTTTTCTTCGACCAACCAGTAATGCTTGAAGATGGAGAGGTTGGCGCTGCCCCAGTTCACCATCAGGGCCACGGGGATGAAGTTGACGAAGAGCATCGGCACGCGGAAGCAGATCGAGGCCACGGAATCCAGGCCGGTTCCCGTGGAGATGAAGAACCGGCACGTGCCGGAGAGATAGATGTCCAGCAGTTCCGTGCGCTTGCCGGAAAAGGGGTAGTCGATGATGCGCGGGTTCGTGGTTTGCAGCCGGTCGCGGGCGACGCTGCCCATGCGGATCACGGTGAAACGCTCGGCCAGGTGTTCAAGCGCCGGAATGTAGGTGTTGATGTCCACATTCCTGAATTCGTAATGGCTGTTGTCCTCGTGCGGATTGTGCTGCTGGAGGTAGACGGCGTCCCGTCCGAGAACGCAGACATGGGGCCGCGAACCGTCATGTCCGAGTTCGCGGCATTGCCTCTCGGCATCCCGCAGTTCGTCGGGGGTGAAGGAAAGATGCCGCGGGCATTTCTCGACCATGTTGTTGCTGTTGAGGCCGGGGTTCTGCATCTCGTCGGACAGTATTCCGAGTCCGCCGAGTTTCTTGCAGACGTCATAGATGAGGAGGAAGAGCTGATTGACGTAAAGCACGCGCGACCACATGCGGAAGAGGAACATGTTGCAGGGGATGTCGCGGTGCACGAAGATTCTGATCTCTTTTTTGATGATTCCGAGATCGATCTTGCAACATACCAATTCCGTGTTTTCGGCGAGGTGTCCAATGCGGTCCACCCGCATGAGATATAT
The window above is part of the Desulfovibrio aminophilus genome. Proteins encoded here:
- a CDS encoding glycosyltransferase family 9 protein, with the translated sequence MTKPIPQDFAPRRALICQQRQIGDVILATPLIRMLKDRYPAVEIDFFTEAKCADVLKDNPDISRLWVVDKSLSFWGALAFYLRIRRRGYDLVVNGQQLPRCKAVTFFSGARYRLAHTPKWYNSFLYTHTAPIFGGYAAKVKACALSPLGLEWNGERPYVHVPEEKRAWADAWLRERGLRDGEKLVTVDATHKAATRRWPARHYARLFELLAEKRPKLRFLLLHGPGEEGQVREVYDACGRRDRCLLLPEILPLDRVAAIQSRAVLHLGNCSAPRHLALAVGTPTFTFIGANYGPSWTYPGPDQNFAALTLDCSRCNKDVCPKGTMECLNELTPELVLPQVLAQLPE
- a CDS encoding TIGR04372 family glycosyltransferase: MKKNAQPRYRIKLRWFRPLFWPVLLPVVIAIWLYNKLSPIPIRIYLMRVDRIGHLAENTELVCCKIDLGIIKKEIRIFVHRDIPCNMFLFRMWSRVLYVNQLFLLIYDVCKKLGGLGILSDEMQNPGLNSNNMVEKCPRHLSFTPDELRDAERQCRELGHDGSRPHVCVLGRDAVYLQQHNPHEDNSHYEFRNVDINTYIPALEHLAERFTVIRMGSVARDRLQTTNPRIIDYPFSGKRTELLDIYLSGTCRFFISTGTGLDSVASICFRVPMLFVNFIPVALMVNWGSANLSIFKHYWLVEEKRFLTLSEILDSGVGDSYDAYRIRKFGVEIVDNSPEELLDAVREMEARLDGAWEEDPEDARLQQAYWDICRQRSPRREYVARIGAKFLRNNPNWAR